The Lycium barbarum isolate Lr01 chromosome 12, ASM1917538v2, whole genome shotgun sequence genome includes a region encoding these proteins:
- the LOC132623016 gene encoding PH, RCC1 and FYVE domains-containing protein 1 isoform X1 yields the protein MGEEHLTIVPFDRAIEQAIVSLKKGAHLLKYGRRGKPKFYPLRLSADENYLIWYSGEKENQLKLSSITNIIRGQSTVILQPEMESQCISLIYGNGERSLDLICKDKMQAETWFVGLRAVISRTHHHRMVDPLKSKRGAHSCISSPAGYMRRKQNLGLSSKTIRPSQVRSSAGSPTQSFSERCFTDGLSCSSESFFSESSLSSVHHVIDNVTSCSSYFEPDDLSQKRASCAGTEIQTVPLLPSSYESRPFGKNVLRDVFIWGEGAEGGSLGDGEVKLDALSPKLLESTVMLDVQAISIGRSHASLVTKQGEVFCWGEGKNGRLGHKLDMDTARPKLVDSLNGVRVKSVTCGEYQTCALTLSGELYTWGDNSFGAESAGEEKKRSHWLPNRICGSLDGVKISYVACAEWHTAIVSTSGKLFTYGDGTFGVLGHGNLQSVAKPKEVESLRGLWVKCVACGPWHTAAVVEISVDRLKFNNPGGKLFTWGDGDKGMLGHPGEERTLLPTCVAKLVDHDFVQVSCASTLTIALSSTGKVYTMGSAMHGQLGSPEAKDKSLVLVQGKLREEFITEISSGSYHVAVLTSRGTVYTWGKGANGQLGLGDTKDRNWPTLVEALRDRQVEHIACGSSNTAAICLHKSASSTDQSACKGCSMSFGITKKKQNCYNCGLLFCRTCCSKKITNASLAPDKTKAFRVCDPCFYLLQRIARSSRPSKIENHSPRPLLITQKAFTREKVEREEANTTSSRMMSTKKYLSENNQCFDRRAVNSLGGSRQFSDPVTSLLDGFPRWGQVPCPEIFRRDYGGHMKTQNPHARNSLASASPIYLQQIPVESKIVPTTGLTKEEDSLESGKILLDEVCKLRTQVESLKRLCETRKEKIQESEQKVEEAWAVAKEEASKSKAAKDVIKALTSRLQAMSESFFAGTETNVQAFANVLHSTSTYSDSQNHQIVVPTCAPIANAEERNMYSLCGSPIVFSSTLRSFYNKENNVQSRSAEESADHGETGLRTSKVEWVEVYQQGVFITLTVLPSGKKGLKRVRFSRKKFTEKEAKKWWEENQLSVYKKYDVEGYENLIQGSLKK from the exons ATGGGTGAAGAACACTTGACCATTGTTCCTTTTGATCGAGCTATTGAACAG GCAATAGTTTCATTGAAGAAGGGGGCACATCTTTTGAAGTATGGTAGAAGAGGAAAGCCGAAATTCTACCCTCTGAGGTTATCTGCG GATGAAAACTATTTGATTTGGTACTCCGGTGAGAAGGAAAACCAACTGAAGTTAAGTTCAATCACAAATATCATCCGCGGCCAAAGTACT GTAATTCTTCAACCTGAAATGGAAAGTCAGTGTATATCACTTATATATGGAAATGGCGAGCGTAGTCTTGATCTG ATTTGCAAGGACAAAATGCAGGCTGAGACTTGGTTTGTAGGCTTGAGAGCTGTAATATCCAGGACTCACCATCATAGAATGGTGGATCCCCTGAAAAGCAAAAGAGGCGCACACAGTTGCATCAGTAGTCCAGCTGGTTATATGCGGAGGAAACAGAATCTTGGACTTTCATCAAAGACAATCAGACCTTCTCAG GTTCGCAGCTCAGCGGGGAGTCCCACTCAGTCATTTTCAGAAAGGTGTTTCACTGATGGCTTATCATGTTCTTCTGAAAGCTTCTTCTCAGAATCTAGTCTATCAAGTGTGCACCATGTAATCGATAATGTTACATCATGTTCGTCATATTTTGAACCAGATGACTTAAGCCAGAAGAGAGCATCTTGTGCTGGGACTGAAATCCAAACTGTTCCACTTTTGCCATCCAGTTATGAGTCAAGACCATTTGGAAAAAATGTACTGAGGGATGTTTTTATCTGGGGAGAAGGAGCAGAAGGGGGGTCCTTAGGGGATGGGGAAGTAAAGTTGGATGCTTTGTCACCCAAACTTCTCGAGTCCACTGTGATGCTTGATGTACAAGCAATATCCATTGGTAGGAGTCATGCTTCCTTAGTCACCAAACAGGGCGAAGTTTTTTGCTGGGGTGAAGGAAAGAATGGACGGCTAGGGCATAAACTCGATATGGACACTGCACGACCGAAACTGGTTGACTCCCTTAACGGGGTTCGCGTAAAATCTGTCACTTGTGGGGAATATCAAACATGTGCCCTAACCTTATCTGGTGAATTGTACACATGGGGGGACAACTCTTTTGGTGCTGAGTCAGCAGGCGAAGAAAAGAAGAGAAGCCATTGGCTACCAAACAGAATATGTGGTTCTTTGGATGGTGTAAAAATATCTTATGTTGCTTGTGCAGAATGGCACACAGCGATTGTATCAACATCTGGAAAATTATTTACTTATGGAGATGGAACTTTTGGGGTTCTTGGTCATGGAAATCTCCAAAGTGTTGCTAAGCCCAAAGAAGTTGAGTCGCTTAGAGGTTTGTGGGTCAAATGTGTTGCATGTGGGCCATGGCATACAGCTGCTGTAGTGGAAATCAGTGTTGATCGTCTTAAATTTAACAATCCAGGTGGGAAGCTGTTTACATGGGGTGACGGAGATAAAGGAATGCTTGGTCATCCTGGTGAGGAGAGAACGCTTTTGCCAACCTGTGTGGCAAAACTTGTTGATCATGATTTCGTTCAAGTTTCCTGTGCAAGCACCCTAACCATTGCGCTGTCTAGCACCGGAAAAGTTTATACGATGGGAAGTGCAATGCATGGACAATTAGGCAGTCCAGAAGCCAAAGACAAATCATTAGTGCTTGTGCAAGGCAAACTCAGAGAGGAGTTTATTACAGAGATATCCTCGGGATCGTATCATGTGGCTGTGCTAACATCAAGGGGAACTGTTTACACATGGGGGAAAGGTGCAAATGGACAGTTAGGATTAGGTGATACAAAAGATAGAAATTGGCCAACTTTAGTTGAGGCACTGAGAGACAGGCAGGTGGAACATATTGCTTGCGGGTCAAGTAATACAGCAGCAATATGTTTGCACAAATCTGCATCTAGTACTGATCAATCAGCTTGCAAAGGATGTAGCATGTCTTTTGGAATTACAAAGAAGAAGCAAAACTGTTACAATTGTGGCCTTCTCTTCTGccgcacatgctgcagcaagaaAATCACCAACGCCTCTCTGGCCCCTGACAAGACTAAAGCTTTTCGGGTATGTGATCCATGTTTTTACCTACTTCAGAGGATTGCTCGGTCAAGCAGGCCATCCAAGATTGAAAATCATAGTCCAAGACCCTTACTGATTACCCAAAAGGCATTTACTCGCGAGAAAGTAGAGCGTGAAGAGGCAAATACTACATCAAGTCGAATGATGTCAACAAAAAAGTATCTAAGTGAGAACAATCAATGCTTTGACAGGAGGGCTGTCAACAGTTTAGGTGGAAGTAGACAGTTCTCTGATCCCGTTACGTCCTTGCTGGATGGTTTTCCAAGATGGGGCCAAGTTCCTTGTCCTGAAATCTTTAGAAGAGACTATGGAGGACATATGAAAACCCAAAATCCTCATGCGAGGAATTCGCTGGCTTCAGCTTCTCCAATTTATTTGCAGCAGATTCCCGTAGAATCAAAAATTGTCCCCACTACGGGTCTAACTAAGGAGGAAGACTCGTTAGAATCAGGCAAGATCCTGCTTGATGAAGTTTGCAAGCTAAGAACTCAG GTTGAAAGTCTTAAAAGATTATGTGAAACAAGAAAAGAGAAAATTCAAGAGAGTGAACAAAAAGTTGAAGAAGCCTGGGCAGTGGCTAAAGAGGAAGCTTCCAAGAGTAAAGCAGCAAAAGACGTTATAAAAGCTTTGACATCAAGG CTTCAGGCAATGTCAGAAAGCTTTTTTGCTGGAACAGAAACTAATGTTCAGGCTTTTGCAAATGTACTGCACTCTACATCAACATATTCAGATAGCCAAAACCACCAAATTGTTGTGCCTACGTGTGCGCCTATTGCAAACGCAGAAGAGAGAAACATGTATAGCCTATGTGGTTCTCCGATTGTATTCTCCAGTACTTTAAGATCCTTCTATAACAAAGAAAACAATGTGCAGTCCAGATCAGCAGAAGAATCTGCTGATCATGGGGAAACTGGGCTCAGAACATCAAAAGTTGAGTGGGTGGAAGTCTATCAGCAAGGTGTCTTCATTACATTGACAGTGCTGCCAAGTGGAAAGAAGGGACTCAAGCGAGTCAGGTTCAG TAGGAAAAAGTTCACTGAGAAGGAAGCGAAGAAGTGGTGGGAAGAAAACCAGCTTTCTGTCTACAAGAAGTATGATGTTGAAGGATATGAAAATCTGATCCAAGGTTCGCTGAAGAAGTAG
- the LOC132623016 gene encoding PH, RCC1 and FYVE domains-containing protein 1 isoform X2: MESQCISLIYGNGERSLDLICKDKMQAETWFVGLRAVISRTHHHRMVDPLKSKRGAHSCISSPAGYMRRKQNLGLSSKTIRPSQVRSSAGSPTQSFSERCFTDGLSCSSESFFSESSLSSVHHVIDNVTSCSSYFEPDDLSQKRASCAGTEIQTVPLLPSSYESRPFGKNVLRDVFIWGEGAEGGSLGDGEVKLDALSPKLLESTVMLDVQAISIGRSHASLVTKQGEVFCWGEGKNGRLGHKLDMDTARPKLVDSLNGVRVKSVTCGEYQTCALTLSGELYTWGDNSFGAESAGEEKKRSHWLPNRICGSLDGVKISYVACAEWHTAIVSTSGKLFTYGDGTFGVLGHGNLQSVAKPKEVESLRGLWVKCVACGPWHTAAVVEISVDRLKFNNPGGKLFTWGDGDKGMLGHPGEERTLLPTCVAKLVDHDFVQVSCASTLTIALSSTGKVYTMGSAMHGQLGSPEAKDKSLVLVQGKLREEFITEISSGSYHVAVLTSRGTVYTWGKGANGQLGLGDTKDRNWPTLVEALRDRQVEHIACGSSNTAAICLHKSASSTDQSACKGCSMSFGITKKKQNCYNCGLLFCRTCCSKKITNASLAPDKTKAFRVCDPCFYLLQRIARSSRPSKIENHSPRPLLITQKAFTREKVEREEANTTSSRMMSTKKYLSENNQCFDRRAVNSLGGSRQFSDPVTSLLDGFPRWGQVPCPEIFRRDYGGHMKTQNPHARNSLASASPIYLQQIPVESKIVPTTGLTKEEDSLESGKILLDEVCKLRTQVESLKRLCETRKEKIQESEQKVEEAWAVAKEEASKSKAAKDVIKALTSRLQAMSESFFAGTETNVQAFANVLHSTSTYSDSQNHQIVVPTCAPIANAEERNMYSLCGSPIVFSSTLRSFYNKENNVQSRSAEESADHGETGLRTSKVEWVEVYQQGVFITLTVLPSGKKGLKRVRFSRKKFTEKEAKKWWEENQLSVYKKYDVEGYENLIQGSLKK; encoded by the exons ATGGAAAGTCAGTGTATATCACTTATATATGGAAATGGCGAGCGTAGTCTTGATCTG ATTTGCAAGGACAAAATGCAGGCTGAGACTTGGTTTGTAGGCTTGAGAGCTGTAATATCCAGGACTCACCATCATAGAATGGTGGATCCCCTGAAAAGCAAAAGAGGCGCACACAGTTGCATCAGTAGTCCAGCTGGTTATATGCGGAGGAAACAGAATCTTGGACTTTCATCAAAGACAATCAGACCTTCTCAG GTTCGCAGCTCAGCGGGGAGTCCCACTCAGTCATTTTCAGAAAGGTGTTTCACTGATGGCTTATCATGTTCTTCTGAAAGCTTCTTCTCAGAATCTAGTCTATCAAGTGTGCACCATGTAATCGATAATGTTACATCATGTTCGTCATATTTTGAACCAGATGACTTAAGCCAGAAGAGAGCATCTTGTGCTGGGACTGAAATCCAAACTGTTCCACTTTTGCCATCCAGTTATGAGTCAAGACCATTTGGAAAAAATGTACTGAGGGATGTTTTTATCTGGGGAGAAGGAGCAGAAGGGGGGTCCTTAGGGGATGGGGAAGTAAAGTTGGATGCTTTGTCACCCAAACTTCTCGAGTCCACTGTGATGCTTGATGTACAAGCAATATCCATTGGTAGGAGTCATGCTTCCTTAGTCACCAAACAGGGCGAAGTTTTTTGCTGGGGTGAAGGAAAGAATGGACGGCTAGGGCATAAACTCGATATGGACACTGCACGACCGAAACTGGTTGACTCCCTTAACGGGGTTCGCGTAAAATCTGTCACTTGTGGGGAATATCAAACATGTGCCCTAACCTTATCTGGTGAATTGTACACATGGGGGGACAACTCTTTTGGTGCTGAGTCAGCAGGCGAAGAAAAGAAGAGAAGCCATTGGCTACCAAACAGAATATGTGGTTCTTTGGATGGTGTAAAAATATCTTATGTTGCTTGTGCAGAATGGCACACAGCGATTGTATCAACATCTGGAAAATTATTTACTTATGGAGATGGAACTTTTGGGGTTCTTGGTCATGGAAATCTCCAAAGTGTTGCTAAGCCCAAAGAAGTTGAGTCGCTTAGAGGTTTGTGGGTCAAATGTGTTGCATGTGGGCCATGGCATACAGCTGCTGTAGTGGAAATCAGTGTTGATCGTCTTAAATTTAACAATCCAGGTGGGAAGCTGTTTACATGGGGTGACGGAGATAAAGGAATGCTTGGTCATCCTGGTGAGGAGAGAACGCTTTTGCCAACCTGTGTGGCAAAACTTGTTGATCATGATTTCGTTCAAGTTTCCTGTGCAAGCACCCTAACCATTGCGCTGTCTAGCACCGGAAAAGTTTATACGATGGGAAGTGCAATGCATGGACAATTAGGCAGTCCAGAAGCCAAAGACAAATCATTAGTGCTTGTGCAAGGCAAACTCAGAGAGGAGTTTATTACAGAGATATCCTCGGGATCGTATCATGTGGCTGTGCTAACATCAAGGGGAACTGTTTACACATGGGGGAAAGGTGCAAATGGACAGTTAGGATTAGGTGATACAAAAGATAGAAATTGGCCAACTTTAGTTGAGGCACTGAGAGACAGGCAGGTGGAACATATTGCTTGCGGGTCAAGTAATACAGCAGCAATATGTTTGCACAAATCTGCATCTAGTACTGATCAATCAGCTTGCAAAGGATGTAGCATGTCTTTTGGAATTACAAAGAAGAAGCAAAACTGTTACAATTGTGGCCTTCTCTTCTGccgcacatgctgcagcaagaaAATCACCAACGCCTCTCTGGCCCCTGACAAGACTAAAGCTTTTCGGGTATGTGATCCATGTTTTTACCTACTTCAGAGGATTGCTCGGTCAAGCAGGCCATCCAAGATTGAAAATCATAGTCCAAGACCCTTACTGATTACCCAAAAGGCATTTACTCGCGAGAAAGTAGAGCGTGAAGAGGCAAATACTACATCAAGTCGAATGATGTCAACAAAAAAGTATCTAAGTGAGAACAATCAATGCTTTGACAGGAGGGCTGTCAACAGTTTAGGTGGAAGTAGACAGTTCTCTGATCCCGTTACGTCCTTGCTGGATGGTTTTCCAAGATGGGGCCAAGTTCCTTGTCCTGAAATCTTTAGAAGAGACTATGGAGGACATATGAAAACCCAAAATCCTCATGCGAGGAATTCGCTGGCTTCAGCTTCTCCAATTTATTTGCAGCAGATTCCCGTAGAATCAAAAATTGTCCCCACTACGGGTCTAACTAAGGAGGAAGACTCGTTAGAATCAGGCAAGATCCTGCTTGATGAAGTTTGCAAGCTAAGAACTCAG GTTGAAAGTCTTAAAAGATTATGTGAAACAAGAAAAGAGAAAATTCAAGAGAGTGAACAAAAAGTTGAAGAAGCCTGGGCAGTGGCTAAAGAGGAAGCTTCCAAGAGTAAAGCAGCAAAAGACGTTATAAAAGCTTTGACATCAAGG CTTCAGGCAATGTCAGAAAGCTTTTTTGCTGGAACAGAAACTAATGTTCAGGCTTTTGCAAATGTACTGCACTCTACATCAACATATTCAGATAGCCAAAACCACCAAATTGTTGTGCCTACGTGTGCGCCTATTGCAAACGCAGAAGAGAGAAACATGTATAGCCTATGTGGTTCTCCGATTGTATTCTCCAGTACTTTAAGATCCTTCTATAACAAAGAAAACAATGTGCAGTCCAGATCAGCAGAAGAATCTGCTGATCATGGGGAAACTGGGCTCAGAACATCAAAAGTTGAGTGGGTGGAAGTCTATCAGCAAGGTGTCTTCATTACATTGACAGTGCTGCCAAGTGGAAAGAAGGGACTCAAGCGAGTCAGGTTCAG TAGGAAAAAGTTCACTGAGAAGGAAGCGAAGAAGTGGTGGGAAGAAAACCAGCTTTCTGTCTACAAGAAGTATGATGTTGAAGGATATGAAAATCTGATCCAAGGTTCGCTGAAGAAGTAG
- the LOC132623016 gene encoding PH, RCC1 and FYVE domains-containing protein 1 isoform X3 translates to MGEEHLTIVPFDRAIEQAIVSLKKGAHLLKYGRRGKPKFYPLRLSADENYLIWYSGEKENQLKLSSITNIIRGQSTVILQPEMESQCISLIYGNGERSLDLICKDKMQAETWFVGLRAVISRTHHHRMVDPLKSKRGAHSCISSPAGYMRRKQNLGLSSKTIRPSQVRSSAGSPTQSFSERCFTDGLSCSSESFFSESSLSSVHHVIDNVTSCSSYFEPDDLSQKRASCAGTEIQTVPLLPSSYESRPFGKNVLRDVFIWGEGAEGGSLGDGEVKLDALSPKLLESTVMLDVQAISIGRSHASLVTKQGEVFCWGEGKNGRLGHKLDMDTARPKLVDSLNGVRVKSVTCGEYQTCALTLSGELYTWGDNSFGAESAGEEKKRSHWLPNRICGSLDGVKISYVACAEWHTAIVSTSGKLFTYGDGTFGVLGHGNLQSVAKPKEVESLRGLWVKCVACGPWHTAAVVEISVDRLKFNNPGGKLFTWGDGDKGMLGHPGEERTLLPTCVAKLVDHDFVQVSCASTLTIALSSTGKVYTMGSAMHGQLGSPEAKDKSLVLVQGKLREEFITEISSGSYHVAVLTSRGTVYTWGKGANGQLGLGDTKDRNWPTLVEALRDRQVEHIACGSSNTAAICLHKSASSTDQSACKGCSMSFGITKKKQNCYNCGLLFCRTCCSKKITNASLAPDKTKAFRVCDPCFYLLQRIARSSRPSKIENHSPRPLLITQKAFTREKVEREEANTTSSRMMSTKKYLSENNQCFDRRAVNSLGGSRQFSDPVTSLLDGFPRWGQVPCPEIFRRDYGGHMKTQNPHARNSLASASPIYLQQIPVESKIVPTTGLTKEEDSLESGKILLDEVCKLRTQVESLKRLCETRKEKIQESEQKVEEAWAVAKEEASKSKAAKDVIKALTSRVTILFRQCQKAFLLEQKLMFRLLQMYCTLHQHIQIAKTTKLLCLRVRLLQTQKRETCIAYVVLRLYSPVL, encoded by the exons ATGGGTGAAGAACACTTGACCATTGTTCCTTTTGATCGAGCTATTGAACAG GCAATAGTTTCATTGAAGAAGGGGGCACATCTTTTGAAGTATGGTAGAAGAGGAAAGCCGAAATTCTACCCTCTGAGGTTATCTGCG GATGAAAACTATTTGATTTGGTACTCCGGTGAGAAGGAAAACCAACTGAAGTTAAGTTCAATCACAAATATCATCCGCGGCCAAAGTACT GTAATTCTTCAACCTGAAATGGAAAGTCAGTGTATATCACTTATATATGGAAATGGCGAGCGTAGTCTTGATCTG ATTTGCAAGGACAAAATGCAGGCTGAGACTTGGTTTGTAGGCTTGAGAGCTGTAATATCCAGGACTCACCATCATAGAATGGTGGATCCCCTGAAAAGCAAAAGAGGCGCACACAGTTGCATCAGTAGTCCAGCTGGTTATATGCGGAGGAAACAGAATCTTGGACTTTCATCAAAGACAATCAGACCTTCTCAG GTTCGCAGCTCAGCGGGGAGTCCCACTCAGTCATTTTCAGAAAGGTGTTTCACTGATGGCTTATCATGTTCTTCTGAAAGCTTCTTCTCAGAATCTAGTCTATCAAGTGTGCACCATGTAATCGATAATGTTACATCATGTTCGTCATATTTTGAACCAGATGACTTAAGCCAGAAGAGAGCATCTTGTGCTGGGACTGAAATCCAAACTGTTCCACTTTTGCCATCCAGTTATGAGTCAAGACCATTTGGAAAAAATGTACTGAGGGATGTTTTTATCTGGGGAGAAGGAGCAGAAGGGGGGTCCTTAGGGGATGGGGAAGTAAAGTTGGATGCTTTGTCACCCAAACTTCTCGAGTCCACTGTGATGCTTGATGTACAAGCAATATCCATTGGTAGGAGTCATGCTTCCTTAGTCACCAAACAGGGCGAAGTTTTTTGCTGGGGTGAAGGAAAGAATGGACGGCTAGGGCATAAACTCGATATGGACACTGCACGACCGAAACTGGTTGACTCCCTTAACGGGGTTCGCGTAAAATCTGTCACTTGTGGGGAATATCAAACATGTGCCCTAACCTTATCTGGTGAATTGTACACATGGGGGGACAACTCTTTTGGTGCTGAGTCAGCAGGCGAAGAAAAGAAGAGAAGCCATTGGCTACCAAACAGAATATGTGGTTCTTTGGATGGTGTAAAAATATCTTATGTTGCTTGTGCAGAATGGCACACAGCGATTGTATCAACATCTGGAAAATTATTTACTTATGGAGATGGAACTTTTGGGGTTCTTGGTCATGGAAATCTCCAAAGTGTTGCTAAGCCCAAAGAAGTTGAGTCGCTTAGAGGTTTGTGGGTCAAATGTGTTGCATGTGGGCCATGGCATACAGCTGCTGTAGTGGAAATCAGTGTTGATCGTCTTAAATTTAACAATCCAGGTGGGAAGCTGTTTACATGGGGTGACGGAGATAAAGGAATGCTTGGTCATCCTGGTGAGGAGAGAACGCTTTTGCCAACCTGTGTGGCAAAACTTGTTGATCATGATTTCGTTCAAGTTTCCTGTGCAAGCACCCTAACCATTGCGCTGTCTAGCACCGGAAAAGTTTATACGATGGGAAGTGCAATGCATGGACAATTAGGCAGTCCAGAAGCCAAAGACAAATCATTAGTGCTTGTGCAAGGCAAACTCAGAGAGGAGTTTATTACAGAGATATCCTCGGGATCGTATCATGTGGCTGTGCTAACATCAAGGGGAACTGTTTACACATGGGGGAAAGGTGCAAATGGACAGTTAGGATTAGGTGATACAAAAGATAGAAATTGGCCAACTTTAGTTGAGGCACTGAGAGACAGGCAGGTGGAACATATTGCTTGCGGGTCAAGTAATACAGCAGCAATATGTTTGCACAAATCTGCATCTAGTACTGATCAATCAGCTTGCAAAGGATGTAGCATGTCTTTTGGAATTACAAAGAAGAAGCAAAACTGTTACAATTGTGGCCTTCTCTTCTGccgcacatgctgcagcaagaaAATCACCAACGCCTCTCTGGCCCCTGACAAGACTAAAGCTTTTCGGGTATGTGATCCATGTTTTTACCTACTTCAGAGGATTGCTCGGTCAAGCAGGCCATCCAAGATTGAAAATCATAGTCCAAGACCCTTACTGATTACCCAAAAGGCATTTACTCGCGAGAAAGTAGAGCGTGAAGAGGCAAATACTACATCAAGTCGAATGATGTCAACAAAAAAGTATCTAAGTGAGAACAATCAATGCTTTGACAGGAGGGCTGTCAACAGTTTAGGTGGAAGTAGACAGTTCTCTGATCCCGTTACGTCCTTGCTGGATGGTTTTCCAAGATGGGGCCAAGTTCCTTGTCCTGAAATCTTTAGAAGAGACTATGGAGGACATATGAAAACCCAAAATCCTCATGCGAGGAATTCGCTGGCTTCAGCTTCTCCAATTTATTTGCAGCAGATTCCCGTAGAATCAAAAATTGTCCCCACTACGGGTCTAACTAAGGAGGAAGACTCGTTAGAATCAGGCAAGATCCTGCTTGATGAAGTTTGCAAGCTAAGAACTCAG GTTGAAAGTCTTAAAAGATTATGTGAAACAAGAAAAGAGAAAATTCAAGAGAGTGAACAAAAAGTTGAAGAAGCCTGGGCAGTGGCTAAAGAGGAAGCTTCCAAGAGTAAAGCAGCAAAAGACGTTATAAAAGCTTTGACATCAAGGGTAACTATTCT CTTCAGGCAATGTCAGAAAGCTTTTTTGCTGGAACAGAAACTAATGTTCAGGCTTTTGCAAATGTACTGCACTCTACATCAACATATTCAGATAGCCAAAACCACCAAATTGTTGTGCCTACGTGTGCGCCTATTGCAAACGCAGAAGAGAGAAACATGTATAGCCTATGTGGTTCTCCGATTGTATTCTCCAGTACTTTAA